The following are encoded in a window of Balaenoptera ricei isolate mBalRic1 chromosome 1, mBalRic1.hap2, whole genome shotgun sequence genomic DNA:
- the SHISA4 gene encoding protein shisa-4 gives MPPAGLRGAAPLAAIALLVLGAPLALAGEDCLWYLDRNGSWHPGFNCEFFTFCCGTCYQRYCCRDLTLLITERQQKHCLAFSPKTIAGIASAVILFVAVVATTICCFLCSCCYLYRRRQQLQSPFEGQEIPMTGIPMQPVYPYPQDPKAGPAAPQPGFMYPPSGPAPQYPLYPAGPPVYNPAAPPPYMPPQPSYPGA, from the exons ATGCCGCCCGCCGGGCTCCGCGGGGCCGCGCCGCTCGCCGCGATCGCGCTCCTGGTGCTGGGGGCGCCCCTGG CGCTGGCCGGCGAGGACTGCCTGTGGTACCTGGACCGGAATGGCTCCTGGCATCCGGGCTTCAACTGCGAGTTCTTCACCTTCTGCTGCGGGACCTGCTACCAGCGGTACTGCTGCCGGGACCTGACCTTGCTCATCACCGAGAGGCAGCAGAAGCACTGCCTGGCCTTCAG TCCCAAGACCATAGCGGGCATTGCCTCTGCCGTGATCCTCTTCGTGGCCGTGGTCGCCACCACCATCTGCTGCTTCCTCTGTTCCTGCTGCTACCTGTACCGCCGGCGCCAGCAGCTGCAGAGCCCATTTGAAG GCCAGGAGATCCCAATGACAGGCATCCCAATGCAGCCGGTGTACCCGTATCCCCAGGACCCCAAAGCTGGCCCTGCAGCCCCACAGCCTGGCTTCATGTACCCACCTAGTGGTCCTGCACCCCAGTATCCACTCTACCCGGCGGGGCCCCCTGTCTACAACCCTGCAG ctccTCCCCCATATATGCCACCCCAGCCCTCCTACCCGGGAGCCTGA